A region of Pyxidicoccus parkwaysis DNA encodes the following proteins:
- a CDS encoding GH3 auxin-responsive promoter family protein, with protein sequence MAASSVLLGGLHAALAPSALRFHRALRDPEAAQTECLSRVLRATAGSQQAARIPGFERVRTAREFQDAVPMVTPDSVAPDVERIAAGEARVLTREPVMRFEPSGGSSGASKLVPMTQGLLDEFQRALAPMLFELLHHRPVLRTGPSYWSISPMGRKQGTTAGGIPVGSVEDSAYFARALRPLLSRVFAVPGAVGALPDVERCRYVTLWHLVSREDLVLISVWNPSFLTLLMDALERHGEQLAEDLERGTCRPPDADEVRGVLARMRFSPRPERAAALRSALRHGLEARELWPRLSLLSMWTDAQAAHAVPSACRRFSGVEVQGKGLLATEGVVTVPLFDAPAPVLAVRSHFFEFIDAEHPDVRPRLAHELERGRTYTVLLSTSGGLLRYRLGDLVRVEGFRHATPCLRFLGRADAVCDLVGEKLSATRVAAVLDAMLPSFFGGVRPDFAMLAPEWQPGPPAYRLFLDTAAPDSRLAEAAAVVERALLEGHHYRYARELGQLGPVLAVRVSEGVRRYEARCIALGQRAGDIKPMDLHRQPGWSAHFSGVAA encoded by the coding sequence GTGGCTGCGTCGTCCGTGTTGCTGGGTGGACTTCACGCCGCTCTGGCTCCTTCTGCGCTGCGCTTCCATCGCGCCCTGCGCGACCCCGAGGCGGCGCAGACGGAGTGTCTGTCTCGCGTGCTGCGGGCTACGGCAGGGAGCCAGCAGGCCGCGCGCATCCCGGGCTTCGAGCGGGTGCGCACCGCTCGGGAGTTCCAGGACGCGGTGCCGATGGTGACGCCCGACAGCGTCGCTCCCGACGTCGAGCGGATTGCCGCCGGTGAGGCCCGGGTCCTCACCCGTGAGCCGGTGATGCGCTTCGAGCCTTCGGGTGGCTCCTCGGGCGCGAGCAAGCTCGTGCCCATGACACAGGGCCTGCTGGACGAGTTCCAGCGCGCCCTGGCCCCCATGCTGTTCGAGTTGCTCCACCACAGGCCCGTGCTCCGCACCGGACCGAGCTACTGGTCCATCTCTCCCATGGGCCGGAAGCAGGGCACGACAGCGGGCGGCATTCCGGTGGGGAGCGTGGAGGACAGTGCGTACTTCGCTCGTGCGCTGCGGCCGCTGCTCTCGCGGGTGTTCGCGGTGCCGGGCGCGGTGGGTGCGCTGCCGGATGTGGAGCGGTGCCGGTACGTGACGTTGTGGCACCTCGTCTCGCGTGAGGACCTGGTACTCATCAGCGTTTGGAATCCGAGCTTCCTCACGCTGCTCATGGACGCGCTGGAGCGGCACGGAGAGCAACTGGCGGAAGACCTGGAGCGGGGCACCTGCCGCCCACCGGATGCGGACGAGGTCCGTGGAGTCCTCGCTCGTATGCGCTTCTCGCCGCGTCCCGAGCGTGCCGCCGCGCTTCGTTCTGCTTTGCGGCACGGACTTGAGGCTCGTGAGCTATGGCCCCGGCTCTCCCTGCTCAGCATGTGGACGGATGCGCAGGCCGCGCACGCCGTGCCCTCCGCGTGCCGGCGCTTCTCCGGCGTGGAGGTGCAGGGCAAGGGACTGCTGGCCACAGAAGGTGTCGTCACCGTGCCGCTCTTCGATGCGCCCGCGCCCGTGCTCGCGGTGCGCAGCCACTTCTTCGAGTTCATCGATGCCGAGCATCCCGACGTGCGTCCACGCCTCGCGCACGAATTGGAGCGAGGCCGCACGTACACGGTGCTGCTCTCCACTTCGGGAGGATTGCTGCGCTACCGGCTCGGAGACCTCGTGCGTGTGGAGGGCTTCCGGCATGCCACGCCCTGCCTGCGCTTCCTCGGGCGCGCGGATGCCGTCTGCGACCTCGTGGGGGAGAAGCTCTCCGCGACACGCGTGGCCGCCGTGCTGGACGCCATGTTGCCTTCCTTCTTTGGCGGCGTGCGGCCCGACTTCGCCATGCTGGCTCCCGAGTGGCAGCCTGGGCCTCCCGCCTATCGGCTCTTTCTCGACACCGCTGCTCCCGACTCGCGCCTTGCCGAGGCAGCCGCTGTGGTGGAACGCGCGCTCCTCGAAGGCCACCACTACCGCTATGCGCGCGAGCTGGGGCAGCTCGGTCCGGTGCTCGCCGTGCGCGTCTCGGAAGGGGTTCGACGCTACGAGGCCCGCTGCATTGCTCTCGGCCAGCGCGCCGGTGACATCAAGCCCATGGACCTGCACCGCCAGCCCGGATGGTCCGCCCACTTCTCCGGAGTCGCCGCATGA
- a CDS encoding aromatic ring-hydroxylating oxygenase subunit alpha: MRQPQHLHPVEPARAPNVDLEAEADLARCGALKDYWYVACLSTELKAGAPLARTLFGTGVVLFRDAHGRPTALRDRCLHRNARLSRGAVFDGRLGCPYHGWVYDASGAVVEVPSLGPSQRSELLDADACAREGLQPEPCKLGQLQHFPTVEQDGLVFVFMGGPDASRARAEPFRVPYWGHAGWTVYFMVTRFPNGVTNLVENFMDVPHTLFVHPGWFRKPASKRVPATVRRTAGSVLVTYKQEQDTVTGLGRLFNPSGLPLLHTDKYYVPNVTRVDYLWGDHGFVINSQCTPVGPTDSLVYTAISYRLPVDVPGALVGRALKPLVRWYTRQVIQQDVVIMGIQREGLLDGPGGGVYSGTEADLHHADIEAYRCWLREGGHGAGPEEAEREMAFWI; this comes from the coding sequence ATGAGACAGCCCCAGCACCTGCACCCCGTCGAGCCAGCTCGCGCTCCCAACGTGGACCTCGAAGCGGAGGCCGACCTCGCCCGCTGTGGCGCACTCAAGGACTACTGGTACGTCGCCTGTCTCTCCACGGAGCTGAAGGCGGGTGCCCCGCTCGCGCGCACCCTCTTCGGCACGGGCGTGGTCCTCTTCCGCGACGCTCATGGCCGGCCCACCGCCCTGCGCGACCGGTGCCTGCATCGCAACGCGCGGCTGTCGCGCGGAGCCGTGTTCGATGGGCGGCTCGGCTGCCCGTACCATGGCTGGGTCTACGACGCGTCCGGCGCGGTGGTGGAGGTCCCCTCGCTCGGGCCTTCGCAGCGCAGTGAGTTGCTGGACGCGGACGCCTGCGCGCGCGAGGGCCTCCAGCCGGAGCCCTGCAAGCTGGGCCAGCTCCAGCACTTCCCCACGGTGGAGCAGGACGGGCTCGTCTTCGTCTTCATGGGCGGCCCCGACGCCTCGCGTGCCCGCGCCGAGCCGTTCCGCGTCCCCTACTGGGGACATGCCGGGTGGACCGTCTACTTCATGGTGACGCGCTTCCCGAACGGCGTGACGAACCTCGTCGAGAACTTCATGGACGTGCCGCACACGCTCTTCGTCCATCCAGGCTGGTTCCGGAAGCCGGCGAGCAAGCGCGTCCCCGCGACGGTGCGGCGCACGGCGGGCAGCGTGCTGGTGACGTACAAGCAGGAGCAGGACACCGTCACGGGCCTCGGCCGCCTCTTCAATCCGAGCGGCCTGCCGCTGCTCCACACGGACAAGTACTACGTGCCCAACGTCACCCGCGTGGACTACCTGTGGGGCGACCACGGCTTCGTCATCAACTCGCAGTGCACGCCCGTCGGCCCCACGGACAGCCTCGTCTACACGGCCATCAGCTATCGGCTCCCGGTGGACGTGCCCGGCGCGCTGGTGGGGCGGGCGCTCAAGCCGCTGGTGCGCTGGTACACGCGGCAGGTCATCCAGCAGGACGTGGTCATCATGGGCATCCAGCGCGAGGGGCTGCTCGACGGGCCCGGTGGCGGCGTCTACTCCGGCACCGAGGCGGACCTGCACCACGCCGACATCGAGGCCTACCGCTGCTGGCTGCGAGAGGGCGGCCACGGCGCCGGCCCCGAGGAGGCCGAGCGCGAGATGGCCTTCTGGATATGA